The following nucleotide sequence is from Flavobacterium sp. N1736.
CTAACTTATTAAGTAAATCCTGTGCTTTTGCTTTTTCTCCAACTTGATAATATCCTCCTGTAAATGGTTCTACTAAAGAGTAATAGCCAAATTTGTCTAAAGGCATTTTTGTTACAGCTAAGTTGATAATGTTTTTAGCTTTGTCAATTTTTCCTTCTTCAATAAGCTGATACATTAAGCGAGACAAGTTTGTACGGTAGGTAATACTGTTTCTTCTTGTTTCTGGATCGTGATAAATTTTATTGCTGTCACTGTTACCCCAATCCCATTTCATGACAATATCGTACATTTTATCGGCATCAATTTGTCCCATATCCATTGGTCCGCCATCTTTTGACGGAACATTTTTAACAGGAACTAATTTGTACACCATTCCGTCTAATTGCAAATAATCTTTTAGCCATAAATAATCTTCATCATCAAAAGCACCGCCACTAAAATAGATAGGACGTTTCCAGTTATTGTTAGCCAAAATATCAAGCATCATTAAGCGGTTTTTGTAAATCGCGCTTCCTTTAATATCAATATCCATGTATGGAACAATAGAATCGTTGTATTTAGAGTTGACAACTTTGTTTTTAATAATTAAAGCTTTGTCAACATTCACTCTGATTTTATTTGTTGGATAAAAATGAATCGTTTGTCCGTTTTGTAAACCTACAGTCGATTTTGGATTTTTAATAAAACTAATAAAGTCATTAATATTCCAGCGTGTTTCTATTTTTGGAATATGTGCTACATAATCCAATTTATCACCCACATATTCTTCATGTTTAAATGAAATTGGTAATGGCTCAGATTCGTATGATTTGGCTTTCATTTGGTCAATGTACCAATCTGTCATAAACAAACTCGTGTTTACGATTTTTACATCGGTTCTAAAATGTTCAATTTCCTGAGCATACCATAACGGGAAAGTGTCATTATCTCCAATCGTGAATAAAATAGCATCTTTATCGCAAGAATCAAGGTAAGCTTTTGCCATTGCAACTGCTGTACGTTTGTTAGATCTGTCGTGATCATCCCAGTTTTGAGACGCCATTAAAATAGGAGCGGCTAGTAAACTTCCGGCAATAATAATAGGTCCGGCAATTCTTGGCGCGACATATTTTTGAATGCTTTCATATAAGGAGTAGACTCCAAAACCTATCCAGATGGCAAATACATAAAATGATCCTACAAGTGCATAATCTCTTTCACGAGGCTCAAAAGGTCTTTCATTCAGGTATATTTTCAAAGCAATACCTGTAAATAAAAATAATGCTAAAAGCACATAAAAACTTTTAAGATCTTTATTTGCGTGATACATTAAACCAATAAGACCAAGAATAAACGGCAAGAAGAAATAAACGTTTCTTCCTTTGTTATTTAAAACATCCGAAGGTAAATTATCCTGAGATCCAAGGTGTAATGAGTCAAGAGGTTTGATTCCGCTAATCCAGTTACCATCTAAATTGTCGTATTTTCCCTGAACATCACTTTGGCGTCCAACAAAATTCCACATTAAATATCTCCAGTACATATAGCCAAATTGATATTCAACCATAAAACTGAAATTATCAACCGTTGTTGGTTTTTCGATAATTAAATAATCACCGTAGCTTTTTAAGAATTTAACGTAACCTTCGTTGTCAATTTGTTTTTGAGCATAAGCTCTTCTAAATTCAGAAACTGTTTTCTCAACTTCATTACGCAATTGAGCAGTCGCTTTATCGTATTCTTCTTCGCTTAATTGGCTGGCGTCAATTCCGTATTTTCCTAAATCATCTTCATAAGGATAATTAGGATTTATTTTGAATTGCGGAGGATGTGTAAAATTGATATAGTTTTGAATGTGTCCTGTTTCGGTACTCCACATTCTTGGCAGAATCGTTTTTTGATTGTCATCCGTATTCTGATCGGCATTTTTATAATTGTTGGTAATGATATATTTACCTGTTTTATAATCTCTT
It contains:
- a CDS encoding DUF2723 domain-containing protein produces the protein MAQFNFNKWNTIIGWFAFAIALITYTLTVEPTMSFWDCGEYIATAAKLEVGHPPGAPLFQMMGAFFAMFAIDKEHVAVMVNMMSVFSSAFTILFMFWSSSMILKKIVARFAEINKDNAIVILGSSFVGALAFTFSDSFWFNAVEAEVYAMASLLIALLLWLGLRWEQDMDEPKGNKWLLIISLVIGLSFGVHFMALLTIPAIGFLYYFKHYEKVTIKNFIIANVVVIAILLFIFKLLLPLTMAFFGKTEIFMVNDMGLPFNSGTIFVALVFIAFFYFGLKFTKQKGLVFYNTIILCILFILIGFSTWMMLPVRANANTVINENKPSDATEVLAYYNREQYGVNPLFYGPQYTEVFAGLDAKTPYLDKKPNYERDYKTGKYIITNNYKNADQNTDDNQKTILPRMWSTETGHIQNYINFTHPPQFKINPNYPYEDDLGKYGIDASQLSEEEYDKATAQLRNEVEKTVSEFRRAYAQKQIDNEGYVKFLKSYGDYLIIEKPTTVDNFSFMVEYQFGYMYWRYLMWNFVGRQSDVQGKYDNLDGNWISGIKPLDSLHLGSQDNLPSDVLNNKGRNVYFFLPFILGLIGLMYHANKDLKSFYVLLALFLFTGIALKIYLNERPFEPRERDYALVGSFYVFAIWIGFGVYSLYESIQKYVAPRIAGPIIIAGSLLAAPILMASQNWDDHDRSNKRTAVAMAKAYLDSCDKDAILFTIGDNDTFPLWYAQEIEHFRTDVKIVNTSLFMTDWYIDQMKAKSYESEPLPISFKHEEYVGDKLDYVAHIPKIETRWNINDFISFIKNPKSTVGLQNGQTIHFYPTNKIRVNVDKALIIKNKVVNSKYNDSIVPYMDIDIKGSAIYKNRLMMLDILANNNWKRPIYFSGGAFDDEDYLWLKDYLQLDGMVYKLVPVKNVPSKDGGPMDMGQIDADKMYDIVMKWDWGNSDSNKIYHDPETRRNSITYRTNLSRLMYQLIEEGKIDKAKNIINLAVTKMPLDKFGYYSLVEPFTGGYYQVGEKAKAQDLLNKLVQKYRENLDYYKTLTPGDQTDLAMDIITDIERYRSLLQVMQENKDLAFYEKHKATFNTYVNIFERFGREKE